TCGACAGAAGACTTCGCCCCATACTCAGGGGTCATTGAGAGATCATAACAGACATAAGAGGCAGGGAATACAGTAACTCTGGGAATACAGTAACTCGGGGTATACAGTAACTCTGGGAATACAGTAACTCACAGCATCAACTCCTTTGATTGCTCCTTCTTGGCCAGTTGCTTTTCTCGTTCTTTCACAAGAGCCTCCTGCCTGGCCTTCATATCATTGAGTGTCACCAGACCTGACAAGGGAAGACAGTATTGCAGTAAGACTGTGTTCTTCACAAGTATTTCCTTATAAAAAGTAAAGTCTGACATGCAGAAGTCCCATACTATACTTACCAACAGTGCTGGATTTGAGCTCTGCTTCCACCGCATCATAATGAGCTGAGAACTTCTTGTCGATGTTAGACTTGACCATATTGTCCTGCAGGAGATGTTCAGATAGTAAGAGGGGACACATAGCTAGGTACGTTAAGGTTACTACTGTACACAGTCTTGCACAATGGCTATAGGTTGTTCGTTTGATGTCTTTCAGTAACTAGATAGCAGTGAATAAGCAGGAATATTAATCCTGTTCGTTTGATGGCTTTCAGTAACTAGATAGCAGTGAATAAGCAAGAATATTAcatagctaacttagctaacaaGTGACTGACCTGAGCAATTTTCTCCTTTAGCTGTGAAAGTTGTTCTCTTTCCTTTTCACGCTTTTTTATCAGCTGCATGGCTCTTCCAGCCTCGCTTGCTGCTCCTTTGTACTGCGCCATGCCTATATCTTCGAGAATCAAACAGCAATAATTTGGGAAAAGTAGCTAAACGCTACAGCCACAGACAACTTGTCTAAACAACAACTAAACACTGTTTCTATAACAGTGTAGGGCGAAACGCTATTGTTGCTAGATGCTGAGATATCCTCGCACCATAACAAACACCACCAAAAATGGTCTCGGTGAAGTGCATTCTGGGTAGTGTGCGACCCAGTGCAACCACTTCCGGCGGGGTTTGTATGAATTTCAAAATAAAAGTGCAGTAGCAGCTGGTTGCATTTACTACACTGACCCTGCTGCTGGGGACAACAAAGTTGATTTGACATGATGCTCGCTGCACCTGGCCCTGGAATTGTCGTATTATTTGCTTGGCTCTCTCCAAGTTACGCTCTCTATTTTCACATTGGAGAGACGGAGAAAAAATGCTTTATAGAGGAAATTCCAGATGAGACTATGGTTATTGGTAAATTATTATTTTAGCGTTAGATAACGTTATAGCtggttaactagctagctgcttCTGGCTCATAGGCTATTTTGATTAATCCAGTTAGTCAGTGCATGCATGtctttaatttcctgactgatgtagcTAGATTTGATGGATAAAAAATATATCCTATCTCATGGGTCTTAATTAATAAATGTtttctagctggctagctacaaAAGATGAGAAGATTATACAGTCACTGACTGTGGGATCAGCCAACGTGTTATTTGAGATGGAGTATGCCCTCTAGTGAGGATGTGAGGAATAGCCTTTCATCTGGGATCTCTCTATTATTAGGGAAATACAGGACTCAGCTGTGGGACAAGCAGACGGGATCCTTCCTCCCAGCCACCCCTGGCCTTGGAATGCATGTGGAGATCAAGGATTCGGATACTAAGGTCAGTCAAACAATGAGAATAAAGATTAGATATAAGGTTACCACACTCACTACAGTTTGTGTATGTGTCTTCATACACACAATGCCTCCACGTATGTTTAATCGGCATGTttctctctccccaaccctctATTCTAGATAATCCTGTCTCGTCAGTATGGGTCAGATGGACGGTTCACCTTTACGTCCCATACACCAGGCGCGCATCAGATCTGCCTGCACTCCAACTCCACCAAGATGGCCCTCTTCGCTGGCGGCAAACTGGTATGAGTGGGATGTTGTTGTTCTGGACATTTTCTTCTCACAAAAACCTTCTGTATAGCAGTAAATATGCAGATAGTCTGACATACTAACCTTGTGTTCCATTTTACAGAGAGTCCACCTGGATATTCAGGTTGGTGAACATACCAACAACTACCCCGAAATCGCAGCAAAAGACAAGCTCACAGAGCTGCAATTAAGAGCTCGACAATTACTGGACCAAGTAGAACAAATCCAGAAAGAGCAAAACTATCAGCAGGTGGGTTTAAAGAGAACTTCTACATTTTGAGTTGAATAACTAAGCCACAACATAGGTGATAATATTGATTTATTTTAACCTGCATAATGTCATACAAAGCTGTTGTGGAATCGATGTCTTACCCTCGTCTTTTAATGATCTAGTGACTGTCTGCGTATCTCTTCACAGTACCGTGAGGACTTCCCCTTGTCTTTCAGTGTTCTAGTGACTGTCTGCGTATCTCTTCACAGTATCGTGAGGACTTCCCCTTGTCTTTCAGTGTTCTAGTGACTGTCTGTCTCTTCACAGTATCGTGAGGACTTCCCCTTGTCTTTCAGTGTTCTAGTGACTGTCTGTCTCTTCACAGTATCGTGAGGACTTCCCCTTGTCTTTCAGTGTTCTAGTGACTGTCTGCGTATCTCTTCACAGTATCGTGAGGACTTCCCCTTGTCTTTCAGTGTTCTAGTGACTGTCTGTCTCTTCACAGTATCGTGAGGAGCGGTTCCGCATGACGAGTGAGAGCACTAACCAGCGTGTGCTTTGGTGGTCTATAGCTCAGACACTTATCCTCCTCACCACTGGCATCTGGCAGATGAAGCACCTCAAGAGCTTCTTTGAGGCCAAGAAGTTGGTGTAATGCCCACAGTACATCACTGATTGAGTTCCAAGACAGGAGTTACACCCATACGGAGCGAACTGGTAGAGAGAGATGCTGTTGTGACTAGTAGAGATGCTTAAACCTGGGAAGCAAATTAATTGAGAACATTCAGTGTGTTATGTATTGTCCATTATGAATTATTCTGATCAGTAAGCAAGCACCTTACTGTGTCCATTTCCTTGTATTTTTTCTCCAACCTTTGTTTTATATCAACTTTGTTGGACTGCACAAAAGGAGTGGCAAATGTAACTTTCAATTTTGTTTCACTTTGCATTAAGCAGTCACAGATCTGGACTATAATTTTGTAGATTTGTCTTTCTGCATACTGTATACTTTTGGTGTAAACACTTCTATTTGGAGTAGATTATTGTGATTTAGTCTAAAAATGATTATAGCAGAGCTAATAATAGTTTTAGCTCAATGACTAACCTGTTCACTCCAAAACACCAGTTCACAAACAGAATGGCATGCACGTTCTTAACTTCTGTTGAAGAGCAATATCATTCCAGGAAACAGGGTATTATTGATTTTTAGAGGATGGTCCAAGCAGCACCGTTTTTTTTCAAAGACCAACATGTTTGAATCAGGTGCAGATTACATTTGAATGTTATGTAATGAAGGTCTATGATAAAATACCCTAGAGTTATTCAAAACTGATCTAGGTTAAGATCTAGATATCAGTAAGATGTGAATACAATATTTCGATGACAATACAGTAGTATGATGAGGTATACATTCACAAGGTTTTTACTTTTGGTTGGCTGTCATTTCAATGTATGCAATAACAATGGAAAAAGTAAATGATTCTCATGTGGTTTTGTTTATATACAATTATTGTACATTTCCTGAATAGGAAAAATACAAAACCAAGTTATTTTCAACAATTATTTTATTGCTTATCACCTCCCGCCGTATCAATTTAATCCTGTATTTCGTTTAAGTGAATGTTTtgcaatgtttattttcattCACAGTTCCCTTAGTAATGGATTTAGTTTTACATTGATAACTATAAGATACATCTCATAACAGTGCAAACAAAACTATTTCCTCTTTGCATAGGTTAAATCTTTCAGTGCACCAACACACAATTCAGACCAAAAGAATCACTGACATCACAATTAAataatactgtagtgtaaacataTTGTATGAGTCGCTCTTTACATGCAGTTCTAGAATTGTGTTtatcaaaaaataaaaatgttaagtATTTGACAACACCATAGAAAATGTAATTGACTCACAATACCATACATCATAAAGGGGGATATGTTTATTAAATCACAAGTATTTTGCCAGAAAAATAGGAAATTTTAACATGTAAGATTCCCAATCACTGGGATATTCAACACGGTCAAGAGTTCAGGTTGTCACGTTTTGGGTTGTAAATGTGGAGTAAAAATAAAATTATCAAAACATTTGCTAGATTTGATATAAACTCCATCTCTGCTTCACTCTCTGAATTATCTCTATTTACGTTATCGTGTTAAATGGTATCTATTGAATCTAGGGTTGGCACAAGATCGAGACGTGAGAAGTAGTTTAGAAATCTGTTTATAATGTCAATTTGAAGATCGAATTCCTTCCACAAATGCTCAAATGAATGGGCTCCGTAGAAATGAATTAAACTAGATCAACCAAATACATTTTCTTCCAGAAATTCTCATAAAATACTAAATCCTTTTCAGCCTGTGTGAGTGTAGGAAGGAGAAACATCACTGTTCTGTCACAGTGAGACGCTCCATCTTCTTAGCTGCCTCTTCTGTCGGAACCTTTGACCTTTTCTCTGGACTGGGAGTGGGAGTGTTGGGATAATCCCTATTACCAAAAATAGTACTACCAACTCGCACATTAGTGGAACCCACCTCAATCTAAAGGAGGAAATGGAAGAGAATACCTCAGAAGGGTATAACTTATACAAACAGCATGAGCATTCGAGTAGTAATGGGTAGCCTAATCAATATCTGATCATTCAATATGTTAAGAACATATTGTGTTAGCAATTAAGAAGGCTGAGACAGTGGAACTTACCGCGTGTTCAAAGTCAGTGGACATGCCCATACTAAGCTCAACATCCTCAAGCGGGAGCTGTAGACTGGTACACACTTCCTGTCGCCGACTCAGCAAAGCCTGGTTGGTGATGCACAACAGActtaacgcacacacacacacctatagatCTTTACCAAAAGCCTTAACATAAAAAGTTAGGGTAATCATAACAGCCAAATACCTGAAAATCTGGGTTAGGGCCATCAGCTAGGTCGTAGCCATAGCGACCAATGGTCATGAGTCCGGAGAAGTGTAGGGCAGAGCATTTGGATAAAATGTGTTTCACTGTGTTCACCGTGTCGCCAGGAGGCAGTCCATGTTTACCTAGAGGCAACATAGAACGGTAGTTAGtgttgtccgtctgtctgtctggcaggttgacgtttattgtcatgagtcttgccctggaggcagaactgagttgGTTCCTCTAGATGGGCCagttgcaaagtcaaaattggctacatCGTAAAAatacatgaaaacaaacatttttgctttttggtcttcatttaaggttaggcattagggttagcagtgtggttaaggttaggcattagggttagcagtgtggttaaggttaagcATTAggtttagcagtgtggttaaggttagggttaagggataGATGGGAAGGGTTGAATggcgctgaaggttgggactaataacaacaagataactcatgtaaaacATACTCTGTCCATAATACGtatataggttaagaacttttgtgaaagagcacagtttgaaagatatgacatatagaagcaaaccggatggacatcatgaaaataatcggagaggttgagggtagaggaagttcaggagtaaaaacaaacaaaatataactattgtaaaattgactgtgtccataaaatgtatatagtatgtatgggctggaagtagaggcctaagcattgttgttcactagtttactccaattaggggaggggtggtagggttagaaagtaataaagataaatatatatatttttaaaggatatgtatatgtatgcatgtatgtatatatatatatgtgtagaTATTTATATGTAAGAAAtctatatgggggattggaagtgatgcagacaattacattgatggaagttacaatctatctgcagtattaaagctgatctaaaaaatgaacaaatgaaaaaaaaaaaaaggttaggattaggcattagggttagcagtgtggttaaggttaggtttaaaatcagatttcaTGACTGTGGCTGTACCAGCTAGTGACctctctgcagagctgcctccagtacatgagccatcccaataaatgccaacgcgtgtgtgtgtgtgtgtgtgcgtgtgtgtgtgtgtgtgtgcgtgcgtgcgaacACTTACTTTCCTCCCCACTGGTGTTGATCTGAACCATGATCTTTAACTTGTGCGTGCTAGCTGCTCTTAACCGCTGCCAGGAGCTGTTCACCTTGTCGGCCAACTTGGCTGAGTCCACCGTCTCCACCATGAACAGGTTTGGTACACCTATGGGATGTGTGTGAGTAGAGTTAAGATA
This portion of the Coregonus clupeaformis isolate EN_2021a chromosome 24, ASM2061545v1, whole genome shotgun sequence genome encodes:
- the LOC121537700 gene encoding transmembrane emp24 domain-containing protein 4-like isoform X1, whose product is MMLAAPGPGIVVLFAWLSPSYALYFHIGETEKKCFIEEIPDETMVIGKYRTQLWDKQTGSFLPATPGLGMHVEIKDSDTKIILSRQYGSDGRFTFTSHTPGAHQICLHSNSTKMALFAGGKLRVHLDIQVGEHTNNYPEIAAKDKLTELQLRARQLLDQVEQIQKEQNYQQYREERFRMTSESTNQRVLWWSIAQTLILLTTGIWQMKHLKSFFEAKKLV
- the LOC121537700 gene encoding transmembrane emp24 domain-containing protein 4-like isoform X2, which gives rise to MMLAAPGPGIVVLFAWLSPSYALYFHIGETEKKCFIEEIPDETMVIGKYRTQLWDKQTGSFLPATPGLGMHVEIKDSDTKIILSRQYGSDGRFTFTSHTPGAHQICLHSNSTKMALFAGGKLRVHLDIQVGEHTNNYPEIAAKDKLTELQLRARQLLDQVEQIQKEQNYQQYREDFPLSFSVLVTVCLFTVS
- the LOC121537699 gene encoding pyridoxal phosphate homeostasis protein isoform X1; the protein is MWKVGMSEEVGKALHAVVDRVNQAAARRPKTLPAVPPRLVAVSKTKPPDMVIEAYRKGHRNFGENYVNELVDKASNPQILESCPEIEWHFIGHLQKNNVNKLLGVPNLFMVETVDSAKLADKVNSSWQRLRAASTHKLKIMVQINTSGEESKHGLPPGDTVNTVKHILSKCSALHFSGLMTIGRYGYDLADGPNPDFQALLSRRQEVCTSLQLPLEDVELSMGMSTDFEHAIEVGSTNVRVGSTIFGNRDYPNTPTPSPEKRSKVPTEEAAKKMERLTVTEQ
- the LOC121537699 gene encoding pyridoxal phosphate homeostasis protein isoform X2, encoding MVIEAYRKGHRNFGENYVNELVDKASNPQILESCPEIEWHFIGHLQKNNVNKLLGVPNLFMVETVDSAKLADKVNSSWQRLRAASTHKLKIMVQINTSGEESKHGLPPGDTVNTVKHILSKCSALHFSGLMTIGRYGYDLADGPNPDFQALLSRRQEVCTSLQLPLEDVELSMGMSTDFEHAIEVGSTNVRVGSTIFGNRDYPNTPTPSPEKRSKVPTEEAAKKMERLTVTEQ